The nucleotide sequence TGGTCGAAGACCGTGGGGCGGCGTCCCCCGCCGGCCTCCGTCAGCCAGCGGGCCTCATCATCCAGGGCGGATACCGAGCGTGCGGTCAGATCGAGCTCCCAGTGCGCCTGCTTCGCCTCCGCTCCCTGAACGAAGGTCAGCACGATCTGCCACGGCTCCCGGCCCTCCCGCAGCGCATCCCACTCCAGGCTGCCTGCCTCCACACCGCGGGTGGCCAGCCGGTCCACGGCAAGCTCGCCCAGGACGGGGGAGTCCTTCTCCCAGCCGATGCGACAGGCCTGCGCCTGTTGCACCGCCCACAGGCGTTCGGCGATAACGGGCCCCTCGAAGCGGCGCACGTGCTCAACGTCCAGGCCGGTGGCTGAAGCGACCTCTTCCGCGCTGGCGCCCGCTCGCATGAGCGCCTGCAGCTCCCGGGGGCGCACTGCCGCGCCGGGGGCGGGAGGCTCCGGGCTTGGAGACAGGGCTGCGGGGCGCGCCCTCCTCACGGCGGCGCGCAGGGCGTCGTCCACGACGATGCTGTAGCGCTCACCGCGTGAGTCGGTCATGACGATGGTGTCGCCGTTGGCCCCCAACAGCTCAAGCTCGATCATTGACGTGGGCCTCCTTACAGTCCCTTGCGCAACCCGAGATGGGCGGGCTGACACATGCCTCAGCGTGCCATCTAAGCCGCTCGGTGTCTGGGAGGCGGGGCCGCGTGGCACGCAAGAGCTCGCCGCCTGTTCGCCCTCAGCCTTTGCGCGTGGCCTGACCAGGCGGTTCCCGCCGCAGCGACGTGGTGCTATGGTGCGCGTGCCCTAGCTCGGAGGGGCGGCGCACATTCGCTGAGCAGGATGTTCGCCGTTCCCGGCAGCGCCCGCCGCTGCCCGAGAGCCCCAGCGAGAGCCGTCCAT is from Actinomyces sp. 432 and encodes:
- the sepH gene encoding septation protein SepH, with product MIELELLGANGDTIVMTDSRGERYSIVVDDALRAAVRRARPAALSPSPEPPAPGAAVRPRELQALMRAGASAEEVASATGLDVEHVRRFEGPVIAERLWAVQQAQACRIGWEKDSPVLGELAVDRLATRGVEAGSLEWDALREGREPWQIVLTFVQGAEAKQAHWELDLTARSVSALDDEARWLTEAGGGRRPTVFDQDSAAPGASSVSAPAAAPPVPESPAAADSAPPTAVDSAVDSTDALLADLASNRGRRIEAAAPDAEDAAPGDETEPQGQAQVVSMSERRRAHTGNHPAGSRLHQATAPATDRDERDGTSNDADATQEALPEMPAAPAPKPKRRARRSVPSWDEIVFGSKPE